The following coding sequences are from one Cygnus olor isolate bCygOlo1 chromosome 2, bCygOlo1.pri.v2, whole genome shotgun sequence window:
- the FBXO15 gene encoding F-box only protein 15 isoform X4 → MAAVHGRAQRQRGRGMAAAVAAAPLGAAGLVPPRLFAPFAAAAGLRNTSRSFAARPGECSETVNAEIKSLYRRPPIKPKPNMCIESMPSEMLMKIFSYLDAVSLLCVACVNKRFYHLANDNGIWLKIYSGCFPPKRTIWKMKSVQTETVPLSCAPIQDRKPGYWKKEYILKQIAAVTTRVMQLVKPVDPYTGLPSRIKKAIKASGLSWMIVLKDRNGKEHVMEQADQSFKDTSVTIFWYSASWPCLDILSTLKLFGVTPLLLDQSKAPSRNGPRRRSLIAEYDLSNLTESNVALGANKLVQLFSLNPGLLVGLWKGKNEIALVMASLHYHLLLERSTLGSATVQYVLPPNKPILDDVDPEYGLHDYDLHLDMHSGSCTYLCGTFKSLFCRKGDIENGYLRLTVVSLKDNTKHVPLIGTVGLSWETDAFKGNVKAIHRDPQGNTVPFCCCVYVQ, encoded by the exons AAATACATCGAGGAGCTTTGCTGCCAGGCCTGGGGAATGTTCTGAAActgtaaatgcagaaattaaaagtcTGTATCGGAGACCTCCCATAAAACCCAAACCTAATATGTGCATTGAGAG CATGCCATCAGAAATGCTGATGAAGATATTTTCCTATCTGGATGCTGTATCCCTGCTGTGTGTCGCTTGCGTGAACAAGCGCTTCTATCATCTGGCCAATGACAA TGGAATCTGGCTGAAAATCTATTCCGGTTGTTTTCCACCAAAACGGACAATCTGGAAAATGAAGTCTGTGCAGACAGAAACTGTTCCCTTGAGCTGTGCTCCTATACAGGATAGAAAGCCTGGATACTGGAAGAAAGAATACATCTTGAAACAAATAGCTGCTGTCACAACTAGAGTAATGCAACTTGTTAAACCTGTAGATCCGTATACAGGTCTTCCAAGTAGAATCAAAAAAGCTATAAA AGCCTCTGGCTTGAGTTGGATGATTGTTCTAAaggacagaaatggaaaagaacatgTAATGGAGCAGGCAGACCAGTCATTTAAGGACACATCTGTTACTATATTTTGGTATAGTGCAAGTTGGCCATGCTTAGACATCCTGTCAACCCTAAAATTATTTGGAGTGACTCCATTGCTTCTTGACCAAAGCAAAGCTCCTAGCAGGAATGG ACCCCGTCGACGCTCCCTAATTGCTGAATATGATCTTTCTAACCTGACTGAAAGTAATGTCGCACTTGGGGCCAATAAGCTTGTCCAGCTCTTCAGTCTGAATCCTGGACTCTTAGTAGGACTTTGGAAG gggaaaaatgaaattgctttgGTCATGGCAAGTCTTCATTATCATCTACTTCTTGAGAGAAGCACTTTGGGTTCTGCTACTGT TCAATATGTCCTTCCACCTAACAAACCTATACTGGATGATGTTGACCCAGAGTATGGACTGCATGACTACGACCTACATCTCGATATGCACAGTGGAAGCTGTACTTACCTGTGTGGAACATTCAAGAGCCTCTTTTGCAGAAAAG GTGACATTGAAAATGGATATTTAAGGCTCACAGTTGTAAGCTTAAAGGATAATACGAAGCATGTGCCTCTTATTGGGACAGTTGGCTTATCCTGGGAAACAGATGCCTTTAAAGGCAATGTAAAG gCGATACATCGTGACCCCCAGGGAAATACTGTGCCGTTCTGTTGTTGTGTGTATGTGCAATGA
- the FBXO15 gene encoding F-box only protein 15 isoform X2, whose product MAVFERYLSRNTSRSFAARPGECSETVNAEIKSLYRRPPIKPKPNMCIESMPSEMLMKIFSYLDAVSLLCVACVNKRFYHLANDNGIWLKIYSGCFPPKRTIWKMKSVQTETVPLSCAPIQDRKPGYWKKEYILKQIAAVTTRVMQLVKPVDPYTGLPSRIKKAIKASGLSWMIVLKDRNGKEHVMEQADQSFKDTSVTIFWYSASWPCLDILSTLKLFGVTPLLLDQSKAPSRNGPRRRSLIAEYDLSNLTESNVALGANKLVQLFSLNPGLLVGLWKGKNEIALVMASLHYHLLLERSTLGSATVQYVLPPNKPILDDVDPEYGLHDYDLHLDMHSGSCTYLCGTFKSLFCRKGDIENGYLRLTVVSLKDNTKHVPLIGTVGLSWETDAFKGNVKDCYMMDVTLLDETRKPFWCFSAPVCMELSSKASSLYDYVGCVYTTDYADSEGKVCVELVWLEETKEYFIVSLVLYVSTEKVNNWYGTNY is encoded by the exons AAATACATCGAGGAGCTTTGCTGCCAGGCCTGGGGAATGTTCTGAAActgtaaatgcagaaattaaaagtcTGTATCGGAGACCTCCCATAAAACCCAAACCTAATATGTGCATTGAGAG CATGCCATCAGAAATGCTGATGAAGATATTTTCCTATCTGGATGCTGTATCCCTGCTGTGTGTCGCTTGCGTGAACAAGCGCTTCTATCATCTGGCCAATGACAA TGGAATCTGGCTGAAAATCTATTCCGGTTGTTTTCCACCAAAACGGACAATCTGGAAAATGAAGTCTGTGCAGACAGAAACTGTTCCCTTGAGCTGTGCTCCTATACAGGATAGAAAGCCTGGATACTGGAAGAAAGAATACATCTTGAAACAAATAGCTGCTGTCACAACTAGAGTAATGCAACTTGTTAAACCTGTAGATCCGTATACAGGTCTTCCAAGTAGAATCAAAAAAGCTATAAA AGCCTCTGGCTTGAGTTGGATGATTGTTCTAAaggacagaaatggaaaagaacatgTAATGGAGCAGGCAGACCAGTCATTTAAGGACACATCTGTTACTATATTTTGGTATAGTGCAAGTTGGCCATGCTTAGACATCCTGTCAACCCTAAAATTATTTGGAGTGACTCCATTGCTTCTTGACCAAAGCAAAGCTCCTAGCAGGAATGG ACCCCGTCGACGCTCCCTAATTGCTGAATATGATCTTTCTAACCTGACTGAAAGTAATGTCGCACTTGGGGCCAATAAGCTTGTCCAGCTCTTCAGTCTGAATCCTGGACTCTTAGTAGGACTTTGGAAG gggaaaaatgaaattgctttgGTCATGGCAAGTCTTCATTATCATCTACTTCTTGAGAGAAGCACTTTGGGTTCTGCTACTGT TCAATATGTCCTTCCACCTAACAAACCTATACTGGATGATGTTGACCCAGAGTATGGACTGCATGACTACGACCTACATCTCGATATGCACAGTGGAAGCTGTACTTACCTGTGTGGAACATTCAAGAGCCTCTTTTGCAGAAAAG GTGACATTGAAAATGGATATTTAAGGCTCACAGTTGTAAGCTTAAAGGATAATACGAAGCATGTGCCTCTTATTGGGACAGTTGGCTTATCCTGGGAAACAGATGCCTTTAAAGGCAATGTAAAG gaCTGTTACATGATGGATGTTACTCTCTTGGATGAAACTCGAAAGCCCTTCTGGTGTTTCAGTGCCCCGGTCTGCATGGAACTGTCTTCCAAGGCATCCAGCCTTTATGACTACGTGGGTTGTGTCTATACCACAGACTATGCAGATTCAGAGGGTAAAGTCTGTGTTGAGTTGGTATGGCTGGAAGAAACCAAAGAGTATTTCATAGTCAGTCTGGTGCTTTACGTAAGCACTGAAAAGGTTAATAACTGGTATGGAACAAACTACTGA
- the FBXO15 gene encoding F-box only protein 15 isoform X1, with translation MAAVHGRAQRQRGRGMAAAVAAAPLGAAGLVPPRLFAPFAAAAGLRNTSRSFAARPGECSETVNAEIKSLYRRPPIKPKPNMCIESMPSEMLMKIFSYLDAVSLLCVACVNKRFYHLANDNGIWLKIYSGCFPPKRTIWKMKSVQTETVPLSCAPIQDRKPGYWKKEYILKQIAAVTTRVMQLVKPVDPYTGLPSRIKKAIKASGLSWMIVLKDRNGKEHVMEQADQSFKDTSVTIFWYSASWPCLDILSTLKLFGVTPLLLDQSKAPSRNGPRRRSLIAEYDLSNLTESNVALGANKLVQLFSLNPGLLVGLWKGKNEIALVMASLHYHLLLERSTLGSATVQYVLPPNKPILDDVDPEYGLHDYDLHLDMHSGSCTYLCGTFKSLFCRKGDIENGYLRLTVVSLKDNTKHVPLIGTVGLSWETDAFKGNVKDCYMMDVTLLDETRKPFWCFSAPVCMELSSKASSLYDYVGCVYTTDYADSEGKVCVELVWLEETKEYFIVSLVLYVSTEKVNNWYGTNY, from the exons AAATACATCGAGGAGCTTTGCTGCCAGGCCTGGGGAATGTTCTGAAActgtaaatgcagaaattaaaagtcTGTATCGGAGACCTCCCATAAAACCCAAACCTAATATGTGCATTGAGAG CATGCCATCAGAAATGCTGATGAAGATATTTTCCTATCTGGATGCTGTATCCCTGCTGTGTGTCGCTTGCGTGAACAAGCGCTTCTATCATCTGGCCAATGACAA TGGAATCTGGCTGAAAATCTATTCCGGTTGTTTTCCACCAAAACGGACAATCTGGAAAATGAAGTCTGTGCAGACAGAAACTGTTCCCTTGAGCTGTGCTCCTATACAGGATAGAAAGCCTGGATACTGGAAGAAAGAATACATCTTGAAACAAATAGCTGCTGTCACAACTAGAGTAATGCAACTTGTTAAACCTGTAGATCCGTATACAGGTCTTCCAAGTAGAATCAAAAAAGCTATAAA AGCCTCTGGCTTGAGTTGGATGATTGTTCTAAaggacagaaatggaaaagaacatgTAATGGAGCAGGCAGACCAGTCATTTAAGGACACATCTGTTACTATATTTTGGTATAGTGCAAGTTGGCCATGCTTAGACATCCTGTCAACCCTAAAATTATTTGGAGTGACTCCATTGCTTCTTGACCAAAGCAAAGCTCCTAGCAGGAATGG ACCCCGTCGACGCTCCCTAATTGCTGAATATGATCTTTCTAACCTGACTGAAAGTAATGTCGCACTTGGGGCCAATAAGCTTGTCCAGCTCTTCAGTCTGAATCCTGGACTCTTAGTAGGACTTTGGAAG gggaaaaatgaaattgctttgGTCATGGCAAGTCTTCATTATCATCTACTTCTTGAGAGAAGCACTTTGGGTTCTGCTACTGT TCAATATGTCCTTCCACCTAACAAACCTATACTGGATGATGTTGACCCAGAGTATGGACTGCATGACTACGACCTACATCTCGATATGCACAGTGGAAGCTGTACTTACCTGTGTGGAACATTCAAGAGCCTCTTTTGCAGAAAAG GTGACATTGAAAATGGATATTTAAGGCTCACAGTTGTAAGCTTAAAGGATAATACGAAGCATGTGCCTCTTATTGGGACAGTTGGCTTATCCTGGGAAACAGATGCCTTTAAAGGCAATGTAAAG gaCTGTTACATGATGGATGTTACTCTCTTGGATGAAACTCGAAAGCCCTTCTGGTGTTTCAGTGCCCCGGTCTGCATGGAACTGTCTTCCAAGGCATCCAGCCTTTATGACTACGTGGGTTGTGTCTATACCACAGACTATGCAGATTCAGAGGGTAAAGTCTGTGTTGAGTTGGTATGGCTGGAAGAAACCAAAGAGTATTTCATAGTCAGTCTGGTGCTTTACGTAAGCACTGAAAAGGTTAATAACTGGTATGGAACAAACTACTGA
- the FBXO15 gene encoding F-box only protein 15 isoform X3 yields MAAVHGRAQRQRGRGMAAAVAAAPLGAAGLVPPRLFAPFAAAAGLRNTSRSFAARPGECSETVNAEIKSLYRRPPIKPKPNMCIESMPSEMLMKIFSYLDAVSLLCVACVNKRFYHLANDNGIWLKIYSGCFPPKRTIWKMKSVQTETVPLSCAPIQDRKPGYWKKEYILKQIAAVTTRVMQLVKPVDPYTGLPSRIKKAINASWPCLDILSTLKLFGVTPLLLDQSKAPSRNGPRRRSLIAEYDLSNLTESNVALGANKLVQLFSLNPGLLVGLWKGKNEIALVMASLHYHLLLERSTLGSATVQYVLPPNKPILDDVDPEYGLHDYDLHLDMHSGSCTYLCGTFKSLFCRKGDIENGYLRLTVVSLKDNTKHVPLIGTVGLSWETDAFKGNVKDCYMMDVTLLDETRKPFWCFSAPVCMELSSKASSLYDYVGCVYTTDYADSEGKVCVELVWLEETKEYFIVSLVLYVSTEKVNNWYGTNY; encoded by the exons AAATACATCGAGGAGCTTTGCTGCCAGGCCTGGGGAATGTTCTGAAActgtaaatgcagaaattaaaagtcTGTATCGGAGACCTCCCATAAAACCCAAACCTAATATGTGCATTGAGAG CATGCCATCAGAAATGCTGATGAAGATATTTTCCTATCTGGATGCTGTATCCCTGCTGTGTGTCGCTTGCGTGAACAAGCGCTTCTATCATCTGGCCAATGACAA TGGAATCTGGCTGAAAATCTATTCCGGTTGTTTTCCACCAAAACGGACAATCTGGAAAATGAAGTCTGTGCAGACAGAAACTGTTCCCTTGAGCTGTGCTCCTATACAGGATAGAAAGCCTGGATACTGGAAGAAAGAATACATCTTGAAACAAATAGCTGCTGTCACAACTAGAGTAATGCAACTTGTTAAACCTGTAGATCCGTATACAGGTCTTCCAAGTAGAATCAAAAAAGCTATAAA TGCAAGTTGGCCATGCTTAGACATCCTGTCAACCCTAAAATTATTTGGAGTGACTCCATTGCTTCTTGACCAAAGCAAAGCTCCTAGCAGGAATGG ACCCCGTCGACGCTCCCTAATTGCTGAATATGATCTTTCTAACCTGACTGAAAGTAATGTCGCACTTGGGGCCAATAAGCTTGTCCAGCTCTTCAGTCTGAATCCTGGACTCTTAGTAGGACTTTGGAAG gggaaaaatgaaattgctttgGTCATGGCAAGTCTTCATTATCATCTACTTCTTGAGAGAAGCACTTTGGGTTCTGCTACTGT TCAATATGTCCTTCCACCTAACAAACCTATACTGGATGATGTTGACCCAGAGTATGGACTGCATGACTACGACCTACATCTCGATATGCACAGTGGAAGCTGTACTTACCTGTGTGGAACATTCAAGAGCCTCTTTTGCAGAAAAG GTGACATTGAAAATGGATATTTAAGGCTCACAGTTGTAAGCTTAAAGGATAATACGAAGCATGTGCCTCTTATTGGGACAGTTGGCTTATCCTGGGAAACAGATGCCTTTAAAGGCAATGTAAAG gaCTGTTACATGATGGATGTTACTCTCTTGGATGAAACTCGAAAGCCCTTCTGGTGTTTCAGTGCCCCGGTCTGCATGGAACTGTCTTCCAAGGCATCCAGCCTTTATGACTACGTGGGTTGTGTCTATACCACAGACTATGCAGATTCAGAGGGTAAAGTCTGTGTTGAGTTGGTATGGCTGGAAGAAACCAAAGAGTATTTCATAGTCAGTCTGGTGCTTTACGTAAGCACTGAAAAGGTTAATAACTGGTATGGAACAAACTACTGA
- the FBXO15 gene encoding F-box only protein 15 isoform X5 — MCIESMPSEMLMKIFSYLDAVSLLCVACVNKRFYHLANDNGIWLKIYSGCFPPKRTIWKMKSVQTETVPLSCAPIQDRKPGYWKKEYILKQIAAVTTRVMQLVKPVDPYTGLPSRIKKAIKASGLSWMIVLKDRNGKEHVMEQADQSFKDTSVTIFWYSASWPCLDILSTLKLFGVTPLLLDQSKAPSRNGPRRRSLIAEYDLSNLTESNVALGANKLVQLFSLNPGLLVGLWKGKNEIALVMASLHYHLLLERSTLGSATVQYVLPPNKPILDDVDPEYGLHDYDLHLDMHSGSCTYLCGTFKSLFCRKGDIENGYLRLTVVSLKDNTKHVPLIGTVGLSWETDAFKGNVKDCYMMDVTLLDETRKPFWCFSAPVCMELSSKASSLYDYVGCVYTTDYADSEGKVCVELVWLEETKEYFIVSLVLYVSTEKVNNWYGTNY, encoded by the exons ATGTGCATTGAGAG CATGCCATCAGAAATGCTGATGAAGATATTTTCCTATCTGGATGCTGTATCCCTGCTGTGTGTCGCTTGCGTGAACAAGCGCTTCTATCATCTGGCCAATGACAA TGGAATCTGGCTGAAAATCTATTCCGGTTGTTTTCCACCAAAACGGACAATCTGGAAAATGAAGTCTGTGCAGACAGAAACTGTTCCCTTGAGCTGTGCTCCTATACAGGATAGAAAGCCTGGATACTGGAAGAAAGAATACATCTTGAAACAAATAGCTGCTGTCACAACTAGAGTAATGCAACTTGTTAAACCTGTAGATCCGTATACAGGTCTTCCAAGTAGAATCAAAAAAGCTATAAA AGCCTCTGGCTTGAGTTGGATGATTGTTCTAAaggacagaaatggaaaagaacatgTAATGGAGCAGGCAGACCAGTCATTTAAGGACACATCTGTTACTATATTTTGGTATAGTGCAAGTTGGCCATGCTTAGACATCCTGTCAACCCTAAAATTATTTGGAGTGACTCCATTGCTTCTTGACCAAAGCAAAGCTCCTAGCAGGAATGG ACCCCGTCGACGCTCCCTAATTGCTGAATATGATCTTTCTAACCTGACTGAAAGTAATGTCGCACTTGGGGCCAATAAGCTTGTCCAGCTCTTCAGTCTGAATCCTGGACTCTTAGTAGGACTTTGGAAG gggaaaaatgaaattgctttgGTCATGGCAAGTCTTCATTATCATCTACTTCTTGAGAGAAGCACTTTGGGTTCTGCTACTGT TCAATATGTCCTTCCACCTAACAAACCTATACTGGATGATGTTGACCCAGAGTATGGACTGCATGACTACGACCTACATCTCGATATGCACAGTGGAAGCTGTACTTACCTGTGTGGAACATTCAAGAGCCTCTTTTGCAGAAAAG GTGACATTGAAAATGGATATTTAAGGCTCACAGTTGTAAGCTTAAAGGATAATACGAAGCATGTGCCTCTTATTGGGACAGTTGGCTTATCCTGGGAAACAGATGCCTTTAAAGGCAATGTAAAG gaCTGTTACATGATGGATGTTACTCTCTTGGATGAAACTCGAAAGCCCTTCTGGTGTTTCAGTGCCCCGGTCTGCATGGAACTGTCTTCCAAGGCATCCAGCCTTTATGACTACGTGGGTTGTGTCTATACCACAGACTATGCAGATTCAGAGGGTAAAGTCTGTGTTGAGTTGGTATGGCTGGAAGAAACCAAAGAGTATTTCATAGTCAGTCTGGTGCTTTACGTAAGCACTGAAAAGGTTAATAACTGGTATGGAACAAACTACTGA